One window of uncultured Methanoregula sp. genomic DNA carries:
- a CDS encoding sulfite exporter TauE/SafE family protein: MDPLLNVASLIVTGLFAGTASGIFGVGGGFLMTPVQYWLYTMAGIDSTLATRLAFGTSLAVMLPTMISGTTGHHRRGTVNWKAAVPMGCAAVLGGLLGGTLAAHLPGHLLRIIFALLVTAMAVRMVWHIHSCPVCEPHGSTAIYLIIGIFIGIVSGVAGIGGGVLLVPILVIALGYPMHSAVGTSSACLIFSSAGAVTAYIINGIGVAGLPVYSVGYVDLVTFVILAATTIPLARFGVRCAHGCSDRTLQIVFAGAMVFFGLLMLAGG, encoded by the coding sequence ATGGATCCGCTTCTGAATGTCGCAAGCCTCATTGTAACGGGCCTCTTTGCGGGAACCGCTTCGGGGATCTTCGGCGTCGGTGGTGGATTCCTGATGACGCCGGTCCAGTACTGGCTCTATACCATGGCAGGTATTGACAGCACGCTTGCCACCCGGCTTGCATTCGGAACTTCCCTTGCCGTAATGCTGCCGACAATGATCAGCGGCACCACTGGTCATCACCGGCGCGGGACGGTGAACTGGAAGGCTGCTGTTCCGATGGGGTGCGCGGCGGTGCTCGGAGGTCTTCTTGGCGGAACGCTTGCCGCCCACCTGCCGGGCCATCTGCTCCGGATTATCTTCGCGCTGCTGGTTACTGCCATGGCCGTGCGTATGGTCTGGCACATCCACTCATGCCCGGTCTGCGAGCCACACGGATCAACTGCCATCTACCTGATTATCGGCATATTCATCGGGATTGTTTCCGGTGTTGCGGGGATTGGCGGTGGTGTCCTGCTTGTCCCCATCCTCGTCATCGCCCTCGGTTACCCGATGCACTCTGCAGTCGGGACTTCTTCAGCCTGCCTTATATTTTCTTCAGCAGGTGCCGTGACTGCATATATCATCAACGGGATCGGCGTCGCCGGCCTGCCGGTTTACTCGGTCGGTTACGTGGACCTCGTAACGTTTGTCATCCTTGCCGCAACCACTATCCCGCTCGCCCGGTTCGGCGTGCGGTGCGCTCACGGTTGTTCAGACAGGACATTGCAGATTGTCTTTGCCGGGGCAATGGTATTTTTCGGGCTGCTGATGCTTGCAGGCGGATAA
- a CDS encoding CDC48 family AAA ATPase has protein sequence MPEVQLRVDSAYPGDQGGGKARLDPETMLLLKISPGDLVVIEGKRRTVAKVWRSLVEDWNQRKIRIDNFTRQNAGVSIGDAVKVSKITDEIEAKRVVLAPPEDLPKKIPIANNPHVVNGLIDFPVVKNDTIPIMLGLPFIQPQIVGFKVVEVEPEEAVIITKNTAIEFSDKPAAGFEGVKRFSYEDIGGLKDELQRLRETIELPLRHPELFQKLGIEPPKGVLLYGPPGTGKTLIAKAVASESGAHFISIAGPEVISKYYGESEQRLREVFEEARENAPSIIFIDELDSIAPRREEVTGEVERRVVAQLLTMMDGLEERGQVVVIGATNRVDAIDAALRRPGRFDREIEIGVPSEPDRIEIMKIHTRGMPLSEDVSLDVLAQQTHGFVGADLAALAREAAIRALRRYLPDLDLDAEEIPAEVLDNLKVYASDFRSAQRDVGPSAMREVMLEVSHVKWENVGGLESAKTEIREAIELPLTDRQRFEDLGIEPPRGILLYGPPGTGKTLIAKAVASESGANFIPVRGPQLLSKWVGESERAVREVFKKARQVSPSIIFFDEIDALAPARGTSSDSHVSDNVLNQILTEMDGLEELKDVVVMGATNRPDIVDPALLRAGRFDRLVYIGEPTLEGRRKIIGIHTRFMPVEGSALEEIVRLTERHSEEAIAELVEKLGRDKTVTSDEIKPLITPASEESTGLPVGLRRKRLVEFFLEKNLVFADPARDDLAATLAAETEGFVGSDLEALCREAGMLALRDNVSVVSRQHFTEAQKKVHPTMNENLRDYYTKIQQFFKGGLPKKVQPLEYQ, from the coding sequence ATGCCTGAAGTGCAATTGAGGGTGGATTCCGCGTATCCCGGCGATCAGGGTGGCGGAAAGGCCCGGCTGGATCCCGAGACGATGCTGCTCCTGAAGATCTCGCCCGGTGACCTGGTTGTAATCGAAGGAAAACGCAGGACGGTTGCCAAGGTCTGGCGATCGTTGGTCGAGGACTGGAACCAGCGCAAGATCCGTATCGATAACTTTACCCGGCAGAATGCCGGCGTCAGCATAGGAGATGCAGTAAAAGTTTCCAAGATCACGGATGAGATTGAGGCAAAACGGGTTGTCCTTGCACCACCCGAAGACCTTCCCAAGAAGATCCCGATAGCGAACAATCCCCACGTGGTCAATGGTCTCATCGATTTCCCGGTGGTGAAGAACGATACCATCCCGATCATGCTCGGGCTGCCGTTCATCCAGCCGCAGATCGTCGGGTTCAAGGTCGTGGAAGTCGAGCCCGAGGAAGCGGTTATCATCACCAAGAATACCGCGATCGAATTCTCGGACAAGCCCGCGGCGGGCTTTGAGGGAGTCAAGCGGTTCAGTTACGAGGATATCGGGGGGCTCAAGGACGAGCTTCAGCGCCTCCGCGAAACGATCGAGCTCCCGCTCCGGCACCCCGAGCTCTTCCAGAAACTCGGGATCGAGCCGCCCAAGGGCGTCCTCCTCTACGGCCCTCCCGGGACCGGCAAGACCCTGATCGCAAAAGCAGTGGCAAGCGAGAGCGGTGCGCACTTCATCTCGATTGCCGGTCCTGAAGTCATCTCGAAATATTACGGTGAGAGCGAGCAGCGCCTCCGTGAGGTTTTCGAGGAGGCACGGGAGAATGCGCCCTCAATTATATTCATCGACGAGCTGGATTCAATTGCACCACGGCGCGAAGAAGTGACCGGCGAAGTCGAACGCCGTGTCGTAGCCCAGCTCCTGACCATGATGGATGGTCTTGAGGAACGGGGGCAGGTTGTTGTCATCGGGGCCACGAACCGGGTCGATGCGATCGATGCCGCTCTCAGGAGACCCGGCCGGTTCGACCGCGAGATCGAGATTGGTGTCCCAAGCGAACCCGACCGGATCGAGATCATGAAGATCCACACCCGGGGCATGCCGCTATCTGAGGACGTGAGCCTTGACGTCCTCGCCCAGCAGACCCACGGGTTTGTCGGGGCCGATCTCGCCGCCCTTGCCCGCGAGGCAGCGATCCGTGCCCTGCGCCGGTACCTGCCCGACCTGGATCTCGATGCAGAAGAGATCCCGGCGGAAGTGCTGGATAACCTCAAAGTATATGCAAGCGATTTCCGGAGCGCCCAGCGGGATGTTGGCCCGAGCGCGATGCGGGAAGTCATGCTCGAGGTCTCGCACGTGAAATGGGAGAATGTGGGCGGTCTCGAATCGGCCAAGACCGAGATCCGTGAGGCGATCGAGCTTCCGCTGACCGACCGGCAACGGTTCGAGGATCTCGGGATTGAACCCCCCCGGGGTATCCTTCTTTACGGCCCTCCCGGGACCGGCAAGACGCTGATTGCCAAGGCTGTCGCGAGCGAGAGCGGGGCTAACTTCATCCCGGTGAGAGGCCCCCAGCTTCTCTCCAAGTGGGTGGGAGAGAGCGAGCGGGCAGTCCGCGAGGTCTTCAAGAAAGCCCGGCAGGTTTCTCCTTCGATCATCTTCTTTGACGAGATCGATGCCCTTGCCCCGGCCCGCGGGACAAGCAGCGACTCGCATGTGAGCGACAATGTGCTCAACCAGATCCTGACGGAAATGGATGGCCTTGAGGAGCTCAAGGATGTCGTGGTCATGGGCGCTACCAATCGCCCGGACATCGTGGATCCGGCGCTTCTCCGGGCCGGCAGGTTCGACCGGCTGGTGTACATCGGCGAACCAACCCTCGAAGGCCGCAGGAAGATCATTGGCATTCATACCCGGTTCATGCCGGTTGAAGGTTCTGCCCTTGAGGAGATCGTCAGGCTTACAGAACGGCACTCCGAGGAAGCAATCGCTGAACTCGTCGAGAAGCTCGGGCGGGACAAAACTGTAACTTCCGATGAGATCAAGCCCCTCATCACCCCCGCTTCAGAAGAGAGCACGGGCCTGCCGGTCGGTTTACGCCGGAAACGGCTGGTCGAGTTCTTCTTAGAGAAGAACCTGGTATTTGCTGATCCTGCACGTGACGATCTGGCGGCGACCCTTGCTGCCGAGACCGAAGGTTTTGTGGGATCAGATCTCGAAGCGCTCTGCCGGGAAGCCGGTATGCTCGCCCTTCGGGATAACGTGTCGGTAGTTTCCCGGCAGCATTTTACCGAAGCGCAGAAGAAGGTCCACCCGACCATGAACGAGAACCTGCGGGACTATTATACCAAGATCCAGCAGTTCTTCAAAGGCGGGCTCCCGAAGAAAGTGCAGCCCCTGGAATACCAGTAA